In Bacillus cereus ATCC 14579, a single window of DNA contains:
- a CDS encoding DHA2 family efflux MFS transporter permease subunit, with translation MSETLHKRKPPYLMLVILFIGAFVSFLNNSLLNVALPSIMKDLNIQDYSTIQWLSTGYMLVSGILIPASAFLITRFSNRSLFITSMVIFILGTALAAVAPNFGLLLTGRMVQAAGSSVMGPLLMNIMLVSFPREKRGTAMGIFGLVMITAPAIGPTLSGYIVEYYDWRLLFEMILPLAIISLLLGIWKSENVMKQNKNAKLDYLSLLLSSVGFGGLLYGFSSASSDGWTNKVVLTALIIGAIALIAFIIRQLKMDEPLLDLRVYKYPMFALASVIAIVNAVAMFSGMILTPAYVQNVRGISPLSSGLMMLPGAVIMGIMSPITGKLFDKYGPRILGIVGLSITAVSTYMLASLQIDSSHTHIILIYTLRMFGMAMVMMPLMTNGLNQLPTRLNPHGTAVNNTAQQVSGSIGTAILVTIMNSVTKTKAESLMSHIDPTTFTETTKAIVTQKALLSGIQYSFYVALGMNVVALLLVFFVKRVDTSAEAVEKLNR, from the coding sequence ATGAGTGAAACATTACATAAAAGAAAACCACCATATTTAATGCTTGTAATCCTTTTTATTGGGGCATTTGTTTCATTTCTAAATAACTCCCTTTTAAATGTAGCCTTGCCATCAATAATGAAAGATTTAAACATTCAAGATTATTCAACGATCCAGTGGCTTTCTACAGGGTATATGCTTGTAAGTGGTATATTAATTCCGGCATCAGCATTTTTAATAACGCGTTTTTCAAATAGGAGCCTATTTATTACATCTATGGTGATTTTTATTCTTGGTACTGCCTTAGCGGCTGTAGCACCGAACTTTGGTTTATTACTTACTGGTCGGATGGTTCAAGCGGCAGGCTCTTCAGTTATGGGGCCTTTGTTAATGAATATTATGCTAGTAAGCTTTCCGAGAGAAAAAAGGGGAACAGCAATGGGGATTTTTGGACTAGTTATGATTACAGCTCCAGCAATTGGGCCGACACTATCAGGTTATATTGTAGAGTATTATGACTGGCGTTTGCTTTTTGAAATGATTTTACCGTTAGCAATCATTAGCTTACTGTTAGGGATTTGGAAATCTGAGAATGTCATGAAACAAAACAAAAATGCAAAACTTGATTATCTCTCATTACTATTATCTTCTGTCGGTTTTGGCGGTCTGTTATATGGATTCAGTTCTGCAAGCTCCGATGGCTGGACGAATAAAGTTGTCTTAACAGCCTTAATCATAGGCGCTATTGCCTTAATTGCTTTCATTATCCGTCAATTAAAAATGGATGAGCCGTTATTGGATTTACGTGTTTACAAGTACCCAATGTTTGCACTTGCGTCTGTAATTGCAATTGTTAACGCGGTGGCCATGTTTTCAGGTATGATTTTAACACCAGCTTATGTACAAAACGTCCGTGGTATTTCGCCGCTGAGCTCTGGGCTGATGATGCTTCCAGGTGCGGTAATAATGGGGATTATGTCACCAATTACAGGTAAACTATTTGATAAATATGGTCCTCGGATTCTTGGCATAGTAGGGCTTTCCATTACAGCTGTTTCAACTTATATGTTGGCAAGTCTGCAAATTGACTCTAGTCATACACATATTATTCTTATTTATACACTGCGGATGTTTGGGATGGCGATGGTGATGATGCCACTTATGACAAATGGTCTTAATCAATTGCCAACTCGCTTAAATCCGCACGGTACAGCTGTTAATAATACAGCTCAACAAGTGTCCGGTTCCATTGGTACTGCTATTCTTGTTACGATTATGAACTCTGTAACAAAAACAAAAGCTGAAAGTTTAATGTCTCATATAGATCCAACAACCTTCACAGAAACTACGAAGGCAATAGTAACTCAGAAGGCTTTATTATCCGGAATTCAATATTCATTCTATGTAGCGCTTGGCATGAATGTTGTTGCACTACTATTAGTTTTTTTCGTTAAACGTGTAGACACAAGTGCGGAAGCCGTCGAGAAGTTAAATCGGTAG
- a CDS encoding D-cysteine desulfhydrase: MNLAKFPRKKYTESYTPIEKLNNFSEALGGPTIYFKRDDLLGLTAGGNKTRKLEFLVADAQENGADTLITAGGIQSNHCRLTLAAAVKEKMKCILVLEEGLETEEKRDFNGNYFLYHLLGAENVIVVPNGADLMEEMHKVAKEVSEKGNTPYVIPVGGSNPTGAMGYVACAQEIMAQSFEQGIDFSSVVCVSGSGGMHAGLITGFSGTQSHIPVIGINVSRGKAEQEEKVAKLVDETSAHVGIPNFISRDAVTCFDEYVGPGYALPTPEMVEAVQLLAKTEGILLDPVYTGKAVAGLIDLIRKGNFNKEDNILFVHSGGSPALYANTSLFV; encoded by the coding sequence ATGAATTTAGCTAAATTCCCGAGAAAAAAATATACAGAATCATATACACCAATTGAAAAGTTAAACAATTTTTCTGAAGCACTTGGTGGTCCGACTATTTATTTTAAACGAGATGATTTACTTGGTTTAACAGCCGGTGGCAATAAGACGAGAAAGTTAGAATTTTTAGTTGCAGATGCACAGGAAAATGGTGCAGATACGTTAATTACAGCTGGTGGTATTCAGTCAAATCATTGCCGCCTGACACTTGCTGCTGCGGTAAAAGAAAAAATGAAATGTATCCTTGTATTAGAGGAAGGGCTTGAGACAGAAGAGAAGAGAGACTTTAACGGAAACTATTTCTTATATCACTTATTAGGTGCTGAAAACGTCATTGTTGTACCGAACGGAGCAGACCTGATGGAAGAAATGCATAAAGTAGCAAAAGAAGTAAGTGAAAAAGGAAATACACCATATGTAATTCCAGTTGGTGGATCAAACCCTACAGGCGCTATGGGATACGTTGCTTGTGCGCAAGAAATTATGGCGCAATCATTTGAGCAAGGAATTGATTTCAGTTCAGTTGTTTGTGTAAGTGGTAGCGGCGGTATGCATGCTGGTTTAATTACTGGTTTTTCTGGAACACAAAGCCATATTCCTGTAATCGGGATTAATGTAAGTAGAGGAAAAGCTGAGCAAGAAGAGAAAGTAGCAAAACTTGTAGATGAAACTTCAGCACATGTTGGTATTCCAAACTTTATCTCGCGCGACGCTGTTACGTGCTTTGATGAATATGTAGGACCAGGCTATGCGTTACCAACGCCGGAAATGGTAGAGGCAGTTCAGTTACTTGCGAAAACAGAAGGTATTTTACTTGATCCAGTGTATACAGGTAAGGCAGTAGCGGGATTAATCGACTTAATTAGAAAAGGTAATTTTAATAAGGAAGACAATATTTTATTCGTACATTCAGGTGGTTCACCAGCTTTATATGCGAATACTTCTTTATTTGTGTAA
- a CDS encoding DUF4073 domain-containing protein, whose product MKKTVASLAVMAALLPTFSVHAEGKEQARKSATTFNVISDIQGDLGDFDHVLKDMNKVTPLSRALIMNGDITPTGQQSQYDDVKRVLNKNKYPENVWSTVGNHEFYAGKWTADGKLSQSTWPNGVNEETLFNRYLKFSGQEKVYHKKELDGYPLLFLGTEKYMKYHDSKMWDEVYMSDEQLGWLKQNLEEYSQKDKNKPIFIFSHHVLPDTVSGSRQSPYLQDYLNIDKLYDILKDYPQVVFFTSHTHWDLNLPDWAGKKKIKGGDEKGFTVVNTGGIETGWMSAGPNGGEKTAPDGYSFKQGLQVKAYGNDVIVTAYDYKRDKDIKKLLISDSKIAQMAPNVTADDSKNIIVGATEYMEYTIEGTNEWHTYSKANPPKFDGDKVVYVRHKGEMNLEPGLTQLLRFSVNK is encoded by the coding sequence ATGAAAAAGACAGTTGCTTCGTTAGCAGTTATGGCGGCATTATTACCGACGTTTTCAGTGCATGCGGAAGGGAAAGAGCAAGCCCGAAAATCAGCTACAACTTTTAACGTTATTAGTGATATTCAAGGGGATTTAGGGGATTTTGATCATGTGCTAAAAGATATGAACAAAGTGACGCCACTTTCTAGAGCGCTTATTATGAATGGGGATATAACGCCGACTGGACAACAGTCACAATATGATGATGTAAAGCGTGTGTTAAATAAAAATAAGTATCCGGAAAATGTATGGTCTACTGTTGGGAATCATGAGTTTTATGCTGGTAAATGGACAGCAGATGGAAAACTCTCTCAAAGTACATGGCCAAATGGTGTAAATGAGGAAACTTTATTTAACCGATATCTGAAATTTAGTGGACAAGAAAAGGTATATCATAAAAAAGAATTAGATGGGTATCCGCTTCTATTTTTAGGAACTGAAAAATATATGAAATACCACGATTCAAAAATGTGGGACGAAGTATATATGAGTGATGAGCAATTAGGTTGGTTAAAACAAAATTTAGAAGAGTATAGTCAAAAAGATAAAAATAAGCCAATCTTTATTTTCTCTCATCACGTTTTACCTGATACAGTATCTGGATCAAGACAATCACCGTACTTACAAGATTATTTAAACATCGATAAGTTGTACGATATATTAAAAGACTATCCGCAAGTTGTTTTCTTTACGAGTCATACGCATTGGGATTTAAACTTACCTGACTGGGCTGGTAAAAAGAAAATTAAAGGCGGAGATGAAAAAGGTTTCACTGTTGTAAATACGGGCGGGATTGAAACAGGCTGGATGTCAGCAGGGCCAAATGGAGGAGAGAAAACTGCTCCAGATGGCTATTCATTTAAACAAGGGTTACAAGTGAAAGCATATGGTAACGATGTAATTGTGACAGCTTACGATTACAAACGTGATAAGGATATAAAGAAGTTATTAATTAGTGATTCAAAAATTGCGCAGATGGCACCAAATGTAACGGCAGATGATAGTAAAAATATAATTGTCGGTGCAACTGAATATATGGAGTACACTATAGAAGGAACGAATGAGTGGCATACGTATAGTAAAGCAAATCCTCCGAAATTTGATGGAGATAAAGTCGTATACGTACGCCACAAAGGTGAAATGAATTTAGAGCCGGGATTAACGCAGTTACTTCGTTTTTCGGTAAATAAGTGA
- a CDS encoding class I SAM-dependent methyltransferase: MCVKQGEASVTSLVSAFSRAYHSEFDNPKIFDDYVAKEFISPKERINIETNMVQGIHFFNTDIAQQFQDNPQEILKWITQVQLSPTPLARAAYCERVLLHEITLGAKQYVILGAGLDTFSFRHRELENKIEVFEVDHPSTQVFKKERIKETELEVPKNLHFVSMDFTKGFSYEQLRNEGFENKKTFFSLLGVSYYLTKEELSSLIECLFEMVPEGSSIVFDYPDENLFTKKGLSNRVENMVKMAAVGGEPMKSCYSYAEMEALLEKAGLLIYEHLSPEDINTLYFEGRNDYLKAFETVHYVHAVKK, encoded by the coding sequence ATGTGCGTGAAACAAGGTGAAGCAAGTGTAACGTCGTTAGTATCAGCTTTCAGCAGGGCATATCATAGTGAATTTGATAATCCGAAAATCTTTGATGATTATGTAGCTAAAGAGTTCATTTCGCCAAAAGAACGAATTAATATTGAAACGAATATGGTTCAAGGAATACATTTCTTCAATACAGACATTGCACAGCAGTTTCAAGATAATCCACAAGAAATATTAAAATGGATTACACAAGTGCAATTATCACCAACACCTTTAGCACGTGCGGCATATTGTGAAAGAGTATTACTACACGAGATTACGCTGGGAGCGAAACAATACGTTATACTCGGTGCGGGATTAGATACATTCAGTTTTAGACACCGAGAATTAGAAAATAAAATAGAAGTATTTGAAGTGGATCATCCTTCTACGCAGGTGTTTAAGAAGGAAAGAATAAAAGAAACAGAACTTGAAGTTCCAAAAAACCTTCATTTTGTTTCAATGGATTTTACGAAAGGATTTTCCTATGAACAGTTACGCAATGAAGGATTTGAAAATAAAAAGACTTTCTTTAGCCTTTTAGGTGTTTCATATTATTTAACGAAAGAGGAACTTTCCAGTTTAATAGAATGTCTATTCGAGATGGTTCCAGAAGGAAGCTCTATCGTTTTTGATTATCCAGATGAAAACTTATTTACGAAAAAAGGACTGTCCAATCGAGTTGAAAATATGGTGAAAATGGCTGCGGTAGGCGGAGAACCGATGAAATCATGTTATTCTTATGCTGAAATGGAAGCACTGTTAGAGAAGGCGGGCTTACTTATTTATGAGCATTTATCACCAGAGGACATAAATACATTATATTTTGAAGGACGAAATGATTATTTGAAAGCTTTTGAGACGGTGCATTATGTACATGCGGTGAAGAAGTAA
- a CDS encoding AAA family ATPase: MKRFVIITVGKTHSGKTTFAKALEKELSHSFVMDQDNQAEFINTHYEKLQPAEGANTFKHGLSKFIVDYAKEHTNLHLIICNSNRSKNGRFYLLNELFPQNEYVRILVHFDIPDDVLYERVARSTRSTNIFRGGYSSFKEVLDRQQTESLHDDVVDPIENEADYLFVIRNSKDVNSTILKIVHLAKEYSPTPNKRL; encoded by the coding sequence ATGAAACGATTCGTCATTATTACTGTAGGAAAAACACACAGCGGTAAAACTACATTTGCAAAAGCTTTAGAAAAAGAGTTATCCCACTCTTTCGTTATGGATCAAGACAACCAAGCTGAATTTATTAACACGCATTACGAAAAATTACAGCCGGCTGAAGGTGCTAATACATTTAAGCACGGTCTTTCAAAATTCATTGTTGATTATGCGAAAGAACATACAAATTTACACCTTATTATTTGTAATTCCAATCGCAGTAAAAACGGAAGATTCTATTTACTAAACGAATTATTTCCACAGAATGAATATGTACGCATATTAGTTCATTTTGACATTCCAGATGATGTACTTTACGAAAGAGTGGCTCGAAGCACGCGAAGTACGAATATTTTTAGAGGTGGATATTCTAGTTTCAAAGAAGTACTTGATCGACAACAAACTGAATCACTTCACGATGATGTAGTAGATCCTATAGAAAATGAAGCTGATTATTTGTTTGTTATTCGTAACAGTAAGGATGTAAACTCTACTATATTAAAAATTGTCCATCTTGCTAAAGAGTACTCCCCTACCCCAAATAAGAGATTATAA
- a CDS encoding LPXTG cell wall anchor domain-containing protein, with translation MKTKQTIAASTLALAMIAGANSTHAEVNDATPQQSTGDRLAEIKQHKQELDAKLQQHKENVDQTLNELNKVKENVDTKVNELHERKQVADEKINEIKQHKQELDAKLQQDKQIAEDKIAEIKEHKKQVEDKVAEVKEHKQNIDNKVNEIKEHKQTVDEKVNEMKQHKENIDQKVNELKEVKKQVDEKLAELKKAKQTAEDKLAELKENKPNTGNTLEELKKIKGNLDSLSANLELAKQDVKNKLAELQKAREDLLNKINEIKQSKQTVSDDLTKKKQDLDIKINDFKHTEKKIDDKLAELHTTKQNVDNKINEVSQSKQTQADNGTKNDNAKELPNAGSEQSNNMALGMLSVLGGILLLTRNKIKTLFSK, from the coding sequence ATGAAAACAAAACAAACAATTGCTGCGTCTACACTAGCTTTAGCAATGATTGCTGGCGCGAACTCTACTCATGCGGAAGTAAATGATGCTACTCCTCAGCAAAGTACGGGAGATCGATTAGCTGAAATTAAGCAACATAAACAAGAGTTAGATGCGAAATTACAGCAACACAAAGAAAACGTGGATCAAACATTGAATGAACTTAACAAGGTTAAGGAAAATGTTGATACGAAGGTGAATGAACTACATGAACGTAAACAAGTTGCTGATGAAAAAATTAACGAGATTAAACAACATAAACAAGAGTTAGATGCAAAACTTCAGCAAGACAAACAAATCGCCGAAGATAAAATCGCTGAAATTAAAGAGCATAAAAAACAAGTAGAAGATAAAGTTGCTGAAGTAAAAGAGCATAAACAAAATATCGATAACAAAGTGAATGAGATTAAAGAACATAAACAAACTGTCGATGAAAAAGTGAATGAAATGAAGCAACATAAAGAGAACATTGATCAAAAGGTTAATGAACTTAAGGAAGTTAAAAAACAAGTAGATGAAAAATTAGCTGAGTTAAAGAAAGCGAAACAAACTGCTGAAGACAAACTCGCTGAACTAAAAGAAAACAAGCCGAATACTGGTAACACGTTAGAGGAACTTAAGAAAATTAAAGGCAATTTAGACAGTCTTTCCGCTAACTTAGAACTAGCTAAACAAGATGTAAAAAACAAACTAGCTGAATTACAAAAGGCTAGAGAAGATTTACTAAATAAAATTAACGAAATTAAACAATCGAAACAAACTGTTTCAGACGATTTAACAAAGAAAAAACAAGACTTAGATATTAAAATCAACGACTTTAAGCATACTGAGAAAAAAATTGACGACAAATTAGCTGAGTTACATACAACGAAGCAAAATGTTGATAACAAGATTAATGAAGTATCACAGTCTAAACAAACGCAAGCAGATAATGGTACTAAAAACGATAACGCTAAAGAACTTCCTAACGCTGGTAGCGAGCAATCAAACAATATGGCTCTAGGAATGCTATCTGTATTAGGCGGGATTTTATTACTTACTCGTAATAAAATTAAAACGTTATTCTCTAAATAA
- a CDS encoding ABC transporter ATP-binding protein, with amino-acid sequence MTSLLKLDKVSKVYGEGNTEVTALHPMSLDVKAGEFIGIVGPSGSGKSTLLSIAGALLSPSKGDIYIREQNITQLSEKEMTDIRLKKIGFIFQFANLVPYLNVKEQLLYIAKLKKESKQESEKRADHLLAAFGLGERKNHYPNQLSGGEKQRVAIARAFMNNPDLILADEPTASLDSKRAREVVEMMKREVKESQKAAIMITHDERMLDVCDRILTLRDGQLI; translated from the coding sequence ATGACTTCATTATTGAAATTAGACAAAGTAAGTAAAGTGTACGGAGAAGGGAATACGGAAGTAACAGCCCTTCATCCGATGTCGCTTGATGTGAAAGCTGGAGAGTTTATCGGAATCGTCGGTCCTTCTGGATCAGGGAAAAGTACGTTATTATCAATCGCGGGTGCATTATTATCACCGTCAAAAGGGGATATTTACATTCGTGAGCAAAATATTACACAGTTATCAGAAAAGGAAATGACAGATATTCGTTTGAAAAAAATCGGCTTCATTTTCCAGTTCGCAAATCTTGTTCCATATTTAAATGTAAAAGAACAATTACTTTACATTGCTAAGTTAAAAAAAGAAAGTAAACAAGAATCAGAAAAGCGTGCGGATCATTTATTAGCGGCATTTGGATTAGGAGAAAGAAAAAATCATTATCCAAATCAACTATCTGGTGGGGAAAAACAAAGGGTAGCAATTGCTCGTGCGTTCATGAACAACCCAGATTTAATATTAGCGGATGAGCCAACGGCAAGCTTAGACTCAAAACGCGCACGTGAAGTTGTTGAAATGATGAAACGTGAAGTGAAAGAGAGCCAAAAAGCAGCAATTATGATTACACATGATGAAAGAATGCTTGATGTATGTGATCGTATATTGACGCTTCGAGATGGACAGTTAATATAA
- a CDS encoding ABC transporter permease, with translation MFLALRELKQSKLRYGLIGLIMVLLSFLVLVISGLANGLSYDNASSIQNMEANKFVLADDAENKLLRSQIKKDDVDNVVSQVGEKEAVPFRVKVSTYEKKDSSKKVDIAIFSSERDSFLEPNIVKGEKLGTANNEMVADESIKEKGIDIGDTIIDPVSKKEFTIVGFTKDQMFSHTPVVYINEDVWGSISQPNQKDYSAIALNTDKEIKNAHVIDKKEVLQSIPGFKEEQGTLTMIIAFLLVIAALLIGVFFYVITLQKTQQLGVLKAIGTKNSYLANSLVVQALFLSVVAMVISIVLVQGLEQILPAGMPFLLTTPMIAQYAAIFIVISILGTLISLYQVLKVDALEAIGGGM, from the coding sequence ATGTTTTTAGCTCTGCGTGAATTAAAACAATCAAAATTACGATACGGATTAATCGGATTGATTATGGTGTTATTATCATTTTTAGTCCTTGTTATTTCAGGATTAGCAAATGGATTATCATATGATAATGCTTCATCGATTCAAAATATGGAGGCAAATAAGTTCGTTTTAGCAGATGATGCGGAAAATAAATTACTTCGTTCACAAATTAAGAAAGACGATGTAGATAACGTAGTAAGTCAAGTAGGCGAGAAAGAGGCAGTTCCGTTTCGTGTGAAAGTTTCAACATATGAAAAGAAAGATAGCTCGAAAAAGGTTGATATCGCTATTTTCTCAAGCGAACGAGATTCATTTTTAGAACCGAACATTGTAAAAGGGGAGAAATTAGGTACAGCAAACAACGAGATGGTTGCTGATGAATCGATTAAAGAGAAGGGAATCGATATTGGAGATACAATTATCGATCCTGTTTCAAAGAAAGAATTTACAATCGTCGGATTTACGAAAGATCAAATGTTTAGCCATACACCAGTCGTTTATATAAATGAAGACGTATGGGGATCTATTTCACAACCAAACCAAAAAGATTATAGTGCAATTGCACTTAACACAGATAAAGAAATTAAAAATGCTCACGTTATCGATAAAAAAGAAGTACTGCAAAGTATTCCAGGATTTAAAGAAGAGCAAGGAACATTAACGATGATCATTGCGTTCTTACTTGTGATCGCTGCGTTATTAATCGGTGTATTCTTCTATGTTATTACACTACAAAAAACACAGCAATTAGGTGTATTAAAAGCAATTGGTACGAAGAACTCGTATTTAGCAAATAGTTTAGTCGTACAGGCGTTATTCTTATCAGTCGTTGCGATGGTAATTAGTATCGTTCTTGTACAAGGATTAGAACAAATTTTACCAGCGGGTATGCCGTTCTTATTAACAACACCGATGATTGCACAATACGCAGCAATCTTTATCGTAATTAGTATTTTAGGAACACTTATTTCGTTATACCAAGTATTAAAAGTTGATGCATTAGAAGCAATTGGAGGCGGGATGTAA
- a CDS encoding ArsR/SmtB family transcription factor, with product MKPVLTLTTYSQLKALSDPLRSEMMIRLCERPYTGQLLSEKFGISRAKIHYHLKELEKNGLIEIVYTEEKNGIVQKFYQSVAKGFTPAADLLPHLEIVSESGRQIFLQMIERTKSQILAAPEEAFTLRNASEDPAKWNYVSSCWEFDATPEQFQVWVKKFYELMAELNEITKGADKDPNSKPYYISTTALQIAERTMQQFIKKEEKS from the coding sequence TTGAAGCCCGTATTAACACTAACTACTTATAGCCAACTAAAAGCATTAAGCGATCCACTACGTTCCGAAATGATGATACGTCTATGCGAACGTCCTTATACTGGACAATTACTATCTGAGAAATTCGGCATTTCAAGGGCGAAAATTCATTATCATTTAAAAGAATTAGAAAAGAATGGTCTTATAGAGATCGTTTATACAGAAGAAAAGAATGGGATTGTTCAAAAGTTTTATCAATCTGTCGCGAAAGGCTTCACCCCTGCTGCAGATCTATTACCTCATTTAGAAATAGTAAGCGAATCAGGTCGCCAAATCTTTTTACAAATGATAGAAAGAACGAAAAGCCAAATTCTCGCTGCACCAGAAGAAGCTTTTACATTACGAAATGCAAGTGAAGATCCAGCTAAGTGGAATTACGTTTCATCCTGCTGGGAATTTGATGCTACGCCAGAACAATTTCAAGTGTGGGTAAAAAAGTTTTATGAATTAATGGCTGAATTAAACGAAATCACAAAAGGTGCAGATAAAGATCCAAATAGTAAACCTTATTATATTTCTACTACTGCACTTCAAATCGCTGAGAGAACAATGCAGCAATTTATTAAAAAAGAAGAAAAATCGTAA
- a CDS encoding MFS transporter, giving the protein MDILKNRNFRLLFLGRIFTNIGDSLYYVAAMWLVYKLSGNPFYSGLAGFLTLLPSALQFLTGPFVDRWSIKHTLVITQVLQCILILIIPITHYFDLLTVHLLLIIMPIVAFIEQFAYPAQSKALPLLLHKTQLLKGNSLFSFAYQGIDLICTTLSGILVALFGAITLYVIDSFTFAITALLFFSLKIPKQTETGTSLSTKQYFSDLKEGFSIVFRSLMGVFLIGSVVANFSIGMTMAILPSFADSLGGVKSYGFFLAAISAGSLIGALFSSWVGKRNVGRVSIIGFATGATFWFLSTIVPFQWLSILLFGLAWIPIGATNILFATISQIVIPNQYIGRINSVMRSMSTIAMPIGSLIGGYTANVFSSQLIFALASIGILFISLVWLLHPKLRALPKADEITADTFGVQFKEERRKGAAL; this is encoded by the coding sequence GTGGACATATTAAAAAACCGGAATTTCCGCTTATTATTTTTAGGGAGAATTTTTACAAACATAGGAGATAGTTTGTATTATGTAGCAGCGATGTGGCTCGTATACAAATTAAGTGGTAATCCTTTTTATTCTGGATTAGCTGGTTTTCTTACATTATTACCTTCTGCACTTCAATTTCTTACTGGTCCATTCGTTGATAGATGGTCCATTAAACACACCCTCGTCATCACACAAGTTTTGCAATGCATTCTTATTTTAATCATTCCTATTACACACTACTTCGACCTATTAACAGTCCACCTACTACTCATCATCATGCCAATCGTAGCCTTTATTGAACAATTCGCCTATCCCGCACAATCAAAAGCTTTACCACTTCTACTGCATAAAACACAATTATTAAAAGGAAATTCACTCTTTTCATTTGCGTATCAAGGCATTGATTTAATTTGTACGACGCTTTCTGGCATATTAGTAGCACTATTTGGCGCGATCACTTTATATGTAATTGACTCTTTCACATTCGCGATTACTGCCCTTTTGTTCTTTTCATTGAAAATACCAAAGCAAACCGAAACGGGCACATCACTTTCAACTAAACAATATTTCTCTGATTTAAAAGAAGGTTTTTCAATTGTCTTCCGTTCCTTAATGGGCGTATTCTTAATCGGTTCCGTTGTCGCTAATTTTTCAATTGGTATGACGATGGCCATACTCCCTTCTTTCGCTGATTCTTTAGGGGGCGTGAAATCATATGGCTTCTTCTTAGCTGCTATATCAGCAGGTAGTCTCATCGGTGCATTATTCAGTTCATGGGTTGGTAAACGTAATGTTGGCCGTGTCTCTATTATTGGCTTTGCGACTGGCGCTACCTTTTGGTTTCTCTCTACAATCGTACCGTTTCAATGGCTATCTATTCTCTTATTCGGCCTAGCTTGGATTCCAATTGGTGCAACCAACATATTATTTGCGACAATTAGCCAAATTGTAATTCCAAATCAATATATTGGCCGCATCAATTCAGTCATGCGAAGTATGAGCACAATTGCTATGCCGATCGGTTCTTTAATTGGCGGATACACTGCAAATGTATTTAGTAGCCAACTCATTTTCGCGCTCGCTAGCATCGGGATTTTATTTATTTCTCTCGTATGGCTACTTCATCCGAAATTACGAGCATTGCCGAAAGCTGATGAGATTACAGCGGATACTTTTGGGGTGCAGTTTAAGGAGGAGCGCAGGAAAGGTGCTGCTTTATAG
- a CDS encoding DinB family protein yields MKRIDLLLNVLDSTFDKESWYAPFKYAIEGLTAEQAMWKPAGETTNTIWENVNHLTYYKERLAANLEGREWTHNLDGNDTFYLTKQSNNDTEWKEVVERSENAQRNLRQVLSAISERELEQNSLEGKLLDIMLHDAYHTGQIIQLRKMQGAWPSKR; encoded by the coding sequence TTGAAACGAATTGACTTGTTATTAAACGTACTAGATTCAACATTCGACAAAGAGAGTTGGTATGCACCGTTTAAATATGCTATAGAAGGACTTACAGCTGAACAGGCTATGTGGAAACCAGCTGGAGAGACAACGAATACCATTTGGGAGAATGTTAATCATCTCACTTATTACAAAGAAAGACTTGCTGCAAACTTGGAAGGACGTGAATGGACACATAATCTTGACGGTAATGACACCTTTTATCTGACTAAGCAATCTAATAATGATACGGAATGGAAGGAAGTCGTTGAACGCTCTGAAAATGCTCAGCGTAATTTAAGACAGGTATTAAGTGCAATTTCTGAAAGAGAGCTTGAACAAAATTCACTTGAAGGTAAATTACTGGACATCATGCTTCATGATGCTTATCATACAGGCCAAATTATTCAATTAAGGAAAATGCAGGGGGCATGGCCATCAAAGCGTTAA